In one window of Sardina pilchardus chromosome 23, fSarPil1.1, whole genome shotgun sequence DNA:
- the abcb11b gene encoding bile salt export pump isoform X1 — MPGSVRLQSIKKFGQENNGYDFTDDGKNGDYMTMGSSKDKDSKQTKDQPAIRVGFFQLFRFASCREIMMMIGGSFCAILHGSAQPLMLLVFGMLTDTFIEYDMELQILTDPAKDCVNNTIQYRNLTHEENLELNMTTSCGILDIEYEMTIFAYYYVGIGVAVFILGYFQISLWVNAAARQIQIIRMMYFRKVMRMEIGWFDCTSVGELNTRMSDDINKINDAIADQVSIFIQRFTTFVCGFLMGFVKGWKLTLVIIAVSPLIGVGAALMALFVAKLTGQELQAYAKAGAVADEVLSAIRTVSAFGGELKEVERYDKNLISAQRWGIRKGLIMGFFTGYMWFIIFLCYALAFWYGSSLVVDAEEYSPGTLLQVFFGVLIAALNLGQASPCLEAFASGRGAATIIFETIEREPEIDCLSEGGYKLDKVKGDIEFHNVTFHYPSRPEVKILDKLSLPVKSGETTAFVGPSGAGKSTAVQLIQRFYDPKEGMVTLDGHDIRGLNIQWLRSLIGIVEQEPVLFATSIAENIRYGRLGVSSDDIIKAAKEANAYNFIMDLPQKFDTLVGEGGGQMSGGQKQRIAIARALVRNPRILLLDMATSALDNESEAVVQEALDKIVGRTTISIAHRLSTIKNADVIVGFEHGRAVERGKHDELLERKGVYFTLVTLQSQGDKALNEKARQMAEGENAGKTDDNSKGLLRAGSYRDSLRASIRQRTKSQLSNIIPESSVPIAGELGPRSYSVSQAFGAEDKSAIPEEEEEVVEPAPVARILKYNAPEWPYMLFGSIGAAINGGVNPVYSLLFSQILATFTMPDPIEQRNAINGICLFFVLVGLTSFFTQMLQGYAFSKSGELLTRRLRRLGFQAMLGQEIGWFDDHRNSPGALTTRLATDASQVQGATGSQIGMIVNSMTNIGVAIIISFYFSWKLTLVILCFLPLLALSGGFQAKMLTGFAKQDKQAMENAGQISGEALNNIRTIAGLGKERNFVEKYEAQLEAPYRAALNKANVYGACYGFAQCIVFLANSASYRFGGYLVRQEGLHFSMVFRVISAIVTSGTALGRASSYTPDYAKAKISAARFFQLLDRVPKINVYSPQGQTWSDFRGNLEFIDCKFTYPTRPDIQVLNGLTVSVKPGQTLAFVGSSGCGKSTSIQLLERFYDPDHGRVLIDGHDSTKVNVAFLRSKIGIVSQEPILFDCSIAENIRYGDNQRDISMNDIISAAKKAQLHDFVMALPEKYDTNVGSQGSQLSRGQKQRIAIARAIIRDPKILLLDEATSALDTESEKTVQEALDKAREGRTCIVIAHRLSTIQNSNTIAVMSRGYLMEKGNHEQLMAKKGAYYKLVTTGAPIS; from the exons ATGCCGGGGTCTGTAAGGTTACAAAGCATCAAGAAGTTTGGGCAGGAAAACAACGGCTATGATTTCACAGATGACG gcaaaAATGGAGATTACAT GACAATGGGATCATCAAAAGACAAAGA CTCTAAACAGACGAAAGACCAACCAGCCATCCGAGTCGGATTCTTTCAATTG TTTCGCTTTGCCAGCTGCCGCgagattatgatgatgatagGGGGCAGTTTTTGCGCGATTCTGCATGGTTCAGCACAACCTCTGATGTTGCTGGTGTTTGGGATGCTAACAGACACGTTTATTGAGTATGATATGGAGCTACAAATATTAACGGACCCGGCTAAGGACTGTGTGAACAATACTATTCAGTATCGTAATCTCACCCATGAGGAGAACTTGGAGCTGAATATGACAACATCTTGCGG TATTTTGGACATCGAATATGAGATGACAATCTTTGCATATTACTATGTTGGCATCGGGGTCGCTGTATTCATTCTGGGATATTTTCAA ATCTCCCTGTGGGTGAATGCTGCAGCCCGTCAGATCCAGATCATCCGCATGATGTACTTCAGGAAGGTGATGAGGATGGAGATCGGCTGGTTCGACTGCACTTCTGTTGGGGAACTTAACACACGCATGTCTGA TGACATCAACAAGATCAATGACGCCATAGCGGACCAGGTGAGCATCTTCATCCAGCGCTTCACCACCTTTGTGTGCGGCTTCCTCATGGGCTTCGTCAAGGGCTGGAAACTCACCCTCGTCATCATCGCAGTCTCGCCACTCATTGGCGTGGGAGCTGCCCTCATGGCTCTG TTTGTAGCCAAGCTGACCGGTCAGGAGCTGCAGGCCTACGCCAAGGCTGGAGCGGTGGCCGACGAGGTCCTGTCTGCCATCCGCACCGTGTCCGCCTTCGGTGGGGAGCTGAAGGAGGTTGAGAG GTATGACAAGAACCTGATCTCGGCACAGCGTTGGGGCATCAGGAAGGGCCTGATCATGGGCTTCTTCACCGGCTACATGTGGttcatcatcttcctctgtTACGCTCTGGCCTTCTGGTACGGATCCAGTCTGGTGGTGGACGCTGAGGAGTACAGCCCTGGAACTCTGCTGCAG GTATTTTTTGGTGTTTTGATTGCCGCACTGAATCTTGGCCAGGCGTCTCCATGCCTAGAGGCCTTTGCCTCCGGCAGAGGGGCAGCGACAATCATCTTTGAGACCATTGAACGG GAGCCAGAGATTGACTGCCTGTCAGAGGGGGGCTACAAATTGGACAAGGTGAAAGGAGACATTGAGTTCCACAACGTGACCTTTCACTATCCTTCCAGACCAGAAGTCAAG ATCCTGGACAAGCTGAGCCTGCCGGTGAAGTCCGGTGAGACCACTGCGTTCGTGGGGCCGAGTGGAGCCGGGAAGAGCACGGCGGTGCAGCTCATCCAGCGCTTCTACGACCCTAAAGAGGGCATG GTGACCCTGGATGGTCATGACATCCGCGGCCTGAACATCCAGTGGCTTCGCTCCCTCATCGGGATCGTGGAGCAGGAGCCGGTGCTATTCGCCACCTCTATCGCCGAGAACATCCGCTACGGTCGCCTCGGCGTCTCCTCCGATGACATCATCAAGGCCGCCAAAGAGGCCAATGCTTACAACTTCATCATGGACCTACCACAG AAATTTGACACGCTGGTTGGAGAGGGTGGTGGACAGATGAGTGGCGGTCAGAAGCAGCGAATCGCCATCGCCCGCGCCCTAGTCCGCAATCCCAGAATCCTCCTGCTGGACATGGCCACCTCTGCCCTGGACAACGAGAGTGAGGCTGTGGTACAGGAGGCTCTGGACAAG ATCGTGGGCCGCACCACGATCTCCATCGCCCACCGGCTGTCCACGATAAAGAACGCGGACGTGATCGTGGGCTTTGAGCACGGCCGCGCAGTGGAGAGGGGCAAACACGACGAGCTGCTCGAGAGGAAGGGCGTCTACTTCACCCTGGTCACACTGCAGAGCCAGGGAGACAAGGCGCTCAACGAGAAGGCCCGCCAGA TGGCTGAGGGAGAAAATGCCGGAAAGACGGATGATAACTCAAAAGGCCTCCTGAGAGCAGGGAGTTATCGTGACAGCTTACG AGCTTCTATTCGGCAAAGAACAAAGTCACAGCTGTCTAATATTATTCCGGAGTCTTCCGTACCAATAGCTGGAGAGTTAGGCCCCAGGTCCTATTCAGTGTCACAGGCTTTCGGGGCAGAGGATAAG agTGCCAtccctgaggaggaggaggaggtggtggagccgGCCCCGGTGGCGCGCATCCTCAAGTACAACGCCCCTGAGTGGCCCTACATGCTCTTTGGCTCCATCGGCGCCGCCATCAACGGAGGAGTCAACCCCGTCTACTCACTGCTCTTCAGCCAGATCCTGGCA acGTTCACGATGCCTGACCCCATAGAGCAGCGCAATGCCATCAATGGCATCTGCCTCTTCTTCGTGCTCGTCGGCCTCACTTCCTTCTTCACCCAGATGCTCCAG GGCTATGCGTTCTCCAAGTCTGGTGAGCTGCTGACCCGACGGCTGCGTCGGCTGGGCTTCCAGGCCATGCTGGGACAGGAGATTGGCTGGTTCGATGACCACAGGAACAGCCCTGGGGCATTGACCACCCGTCTGGCCACCGACGCCTCGCAGGTCCAGGGG GCAACAGGCTCTCAGATCGGCATGATCGTGAACTCCATGACGAACATCGGCGTGGCCATCATCATCTCCTTCTACTTCAGCTGGAAGCTGACCCTGGTCATCTTGTGCTTCCTGCCCCTCCTGGCTCTCTCTGGCGGCTTCCAGGCCAAGATGCTCACCGGCTTCGCCAAGCAGGACAAGCAGGCCATGGAGAACGCAGGACAG ATCTCGGGAGAGGCCCTGAACAACATCCGCACCATCGCCGGCCTTGGGAAGGAGCGGAACTTTGTGGAAAAATACGAGGCCCAGCTGGAAGCGCCGTACCGCGCCGCTCTCAACAAGGCCAATGTCTATGGCGCCTGCTACGGCTTCGCCCAGTGCATCGTCTTCCTGGCCAACTCCGCCTCCTACAGGTTCGGAGGCTACCTGGTCAGACAGGAGGGGCTCCACTTCAGCATGGTCTTCAG GGTCATCTCTGCCATAGTGACCAGTGGCACTGCCCTGGGCAGAGCCTCGTCCTACACCCCGGACTACGCCAAGGCCAAGATCTCCGCAGCCCGCTTCTTCCAGCTGCTGGACCGCGTGCCCAAGATCAACGTCTACAGCCCTCAGGGCCAGACATGG AGTGACTTCCGAGGTAACCTGGAGTTCATTGACTGCAAGTTCACGTACCCGACGCGTCCTGACATCCAGGTGCTGAATGGCCTGACCGTGAGCGTGAAGCCTGGACAGACACTGGCCTTCGTGGGCAGCAGCGGCTGTGGCAAGAGCACCAGCATTCAGCTGCTGGAGCGCTTCTACGACCCAGACCATGGCAGAGTG CTGATTGATGGCCATGACTCGACTAAAGTGAACGTGGCCTTCCTGCGCTCCAAGATCGGCATCGTGTCCCAGGAGCCCATCCTGTTCGACTGCAGCATCGCCGAGAACATCCGCTACGGCGATAACCAGCGCGACATCAGCATGAACGACATCATCTCCGCCGCCAAGAAGGCACAGCTGCACGACTTCGTCATGGCCCTGCCAGAG AAGTACGACACTAACGTGGGCTCGCAGGGCTCCCAGCTGTCTCGGGGGCAGAAGCAGCGAATCGCCATCGCCAGAGCCATCATCCGCGACCCCAAGATCCTGCTGCTGGACGAGGCCACCTCCGCACTGGacacagagagcgagaag ACAGTACAGGAGGCCCTGGATAAGGCTCGAGAGGGCCGGACATGCATTGTCATCGCCCACCGCCTGTCCACCATCCAGAACTCGAACACCATCGCCGTGATGTCCCGTGGCTACCTCATGGAGAAGGGCAACCACGAGCAGCTGATGGCCAAGAAGGGAGCCTACTACAAACTGGTCACCACGGGGGCGCCCATCAGCTAA
- the abcb11b gene encoding bile salt export pump isoform X2, whose amino-acid sequence MMMIGGSFCAILHGSAQPLMLLVFGMLTDTFIEYDMELQILTDPAKDCVNNTIQYRNLTHEENLELNMTTSCGILDIEYEMTIFAYYYVGIGVAVFILGYFQISLWVNAAARQIQIIRMMYFRKVMRMEIGWFDCTSVGELNTRMSDDINKINDAIADQVSIFIQRFTTFVCGFLMGFVKGWKLTLVIIAVSPLIGVGAALMALFVAKLTGQELQAYAKAGAVADEVLSAIRTVSAFGGELKEVERYDKNLISAQRWGIRKGLIMGFFTGYMWFIIFLCYALAFWYGSSLVVDAEEYSPGTLLQVFFGVLIAALNLGQASPCLEAFASGRGAATIIFETIEREPEIDCLSEGGYKLDKVKGDIEFHNVTFHYPSRPEVKILDKLSLPVKSGETTAFVGPSGAGKSTAVQLIQRFYDPKEGMVTLDGHDIRGLNIQWLRSLIGIVEQEPVLFATSIAENIRYGRLGVSSDDIIKAAKEANAYNFIMDLPQKFDTLVGEGGGQMSGGQKQRIAIARALVRNPRILLLDMATSALDNESEAVVQEALDKIVGRTTISIAHRLSTIKNADVIVGFEHGRAVERGKHDELLERKGVYFTLVTLQSQGDKALNEKARQMAEGENAGKTDDNSKGLLRAGSYRDSLRASIRQRTKSQLSNIIPESSVPIAGELGPRSYSVSQAFGAEDKSAIPEEEEEVVEPAPVARILKYNAPEWPYMLFGSIGAAINGGVNPVYSLLFSQILATFTMPDPIEQRNAINGICLFFVLVGLTSFFTQMLQGYAFSKSGELLTRRLRRLGFQAMLGQEIGWFDDHRNSPGALTTRLATDASQVQGATGSQIGMIVNSMTNIGVAIIISFYFSWKLTLVILCFLPLLALSGGFQAKMLTGFAKQDKQAMENAGQISGEALNNIRTIAGLGKERNFVEKYEAQLEAPYRAALNKANVYGACYGFAQCIVFLANSASYRFGGYLVRQEGLHFSMVFRVISAIVTSGTALGRASSYTPDYAKAKISAARFFQLLDRVPKINVYSPQGQTWSDFRGNLEFIDCKFTYPTRPDIQVLNGLTVSVKPGQTLAFVGSSGCGKSTSIQLLERFYDPDHGRVLIDGHDSTKVNVAFLRSKIGIVSQEPILFDCSIAENIRYGDNQRDISMNDIISAAKKAQLHDFVMALPEKYDTNVGSQGSQLSRGQKQRIAIARAIIRDPKILLLDEATSALDTESEKTVQEALDKAREGRTCIVIAHRLSTIQNSNTIAVMSRGYLMEKGNHEQLMAKKGAYYKLVTTGAPIS is encoded by the exons atgatgatgatagGGGGCAGTTTTTGCGCGATTCTGCATGGTTCAGCACAACCTCTGATGTTGCTGGTGTTTGGGATGCTAACAGACACGTTTATTGAGTATGATATGGAGCTACAAATATTAACGGACCCGGCTAAGGACTGTGTGAACAATACTATTCAGTATCGTAATCTCACCCATGAGGAGAACTTGGAGCTGAATATGACAACATCTTGCGG TATTTTGGACATCGAATATGAGATGACAATCTTTGCATATTACTATGTTGGCATCGGGGTCGCTGTATTCATTCTGGGATATTTTCAA ATCTCCCTGTGGGTGAATGCTGCAGCCCGTCAGATCCAGATCATCCGCATGATGTACTTCAGGAAGGTGATGAGGATGGAGATCGGCTGGTTCGACTGCACTTCTGTTGGGGAACTTAACACACGCATGTCTGA TGACATCAACAAGATCAATGACGCCATAGCGGACCAGGTGAGCATCTTCATCCAGCGCTTCACCACCTTTGTGTGCGGCTTCCTCATGGGCTTCGTCAAGGGCTGGAAACTCACCCTCGTCATCATCGCAGTCTCGCCACTCATTGGCGTGGGAGCTGCCCTCATGGCTCTG TTTGTAGCCAAGCTGACCGGTCAGGAGCTGCAGGCCTACGCCAAGGCTGGAGCGGTGGCCGACGAGGTCCTGTCTGCCATCCGCACCGTGTCCGCCTTCGGTGGGGAGCTGAAGGAGGTTGAGAG GTATGACAAGAACCTGATCTCGGCACAGCGTTGGGGCATCAGGAAGGGCCTGATCATGGGCTTCTTCACCGGCTACATGTGGttcatcatcttcctctgtTACGCTCTGGCCTTCTGGTACGGATCCAGTCTGGTGGTGGACGCTGAGGAGTACAGCCCTGGAACTCTGCTGCAG GTATTTTTTGGTGTTTTGATTGCCGCACTGAATCTTGGCCAGGCGTCTCCATGCCTAGAGGCCTTTGCCTCCGGCAGAGGGGCAGCGACAATCATCTTTGAGACCATTGAACGG GAGCCAGAGATTGACTGCCTGTCAGAGGGGGGCTACAAATTGGACAAGGTGAAAGGAGACATTGAGTTCCACAACGTGACCTTTCACTATCCTTCCAGACCAGAAGTCAAG ATCCTGGACAAGCTGAGCCTGCCGGTGAAGTCCGGTGAGACCACTGCGTTCGTGGGGCCGAGTGGAGCCGGGAAGAGCACGGCGGTGCAGCTCATCCAGCGCTTCTACGACCCTAAAGAGGGCATG GTGACCCTGGATGGTCATGACATCCGCGGCCTGAACATCCAGTGGCTTCGCTCCCTCATCGGGATCGTGGAGCAGGAGCCGGTGCTATTCGCCACCTCTATCGCCGAGAACATCCGCTACGGTCGCCTCGGCGTCTCCTCCGATGACATCATCAAGGCCGCCAAAGAGGCCAATGCTTACAACTTCATCATGGACCTACCACAG AAATTTGACACGCTGGTTGGAGAGGGTGGTGGACAGATGAGTGGCGGTCAGAAGCAGCGAATCGCCATCGCCCGCGCCCTAGTCCGCAATCCCAGAATCCTCCTGCTGGACATGGCCACCTCTGCCCTGGACAACGAGAGTGAGGCTGTGGTACAGGAGGCTCTGGACAAG ATCGTGGGCCGCACCACGATCTCCATCGCCCACCGGCTGTCCACGATAAAGAACGCGGACGTGATCGTGGGCTTTGAGCACGGCCGCGCAGTGGAGAGGGGCAAACACGACGAGCTGCTCGAGAGGAAGGGCGTCTACTTCACCCTGGTCACACTGCAGAGCCAGGGAGACAAGGCGCTCAACGAGAAGGCCCGCCAGA TGGCTGAGGGAGAAAATGCCGGAAAGACGGATGATAACTCAAAAGGCCTCCTGAGAGCAGGGAGTTATCGTGACAGCTTACG AGCTTCTATTCGGCAAAGAACAAAGTCACAGCTGTCTAATATTATTCCGGAGTCTTCCGTACCAATAGCTGGAGAGTTAGGCCCCAGGTCCTATTCAGTGTCACAGGCTTTCGGGGCAGAGGATAAG agTGCCAtccctgaggaggaggaggaggtggtggagccgGCCCCGGTGGCGCGCATCCTCAAGTACAACGCCCCTGAGTGGCCCTACATGCTCTTTGGCTCCATCGGCGCCGCCATCAACGGAGGAGTCAACCCCGTCTACTCACTGCTCTTCAGCCAGATCCTGGCA acGTTCACGATGCCTGACCCCATAGAGCAGCGCAATGCCATCAATGGCATCTGCCTCTTCTTCGTGCTCGTCGGCCTCACTTCCTTCTTCACCCAGATGCTCCAG GGCTATGCGTTCTCCAAGTCTGGTGAGCTGCTGACCCGACGGCTGCGTCGGCTGGGCTTCCAGGCCATGCTGGGACAGGAGATTGGCTGGTTCGATGACCACAGGAACAGCCCTGGGGCATTGACCACCCGTCTGGCCACCGACGCCTCGCAGGTCCAGGGG GCAACAGGCTCTCAGATCGGCATGATCGTGAACTCCATGACGAACATCGGCGTGGCCATCATCATCTCCTTCTACTTCAGCTGGAAGCTGACCCTGGTCATCTTGTGCTTCCTGCCCCTCCTGGCTCTCTCTGGCGGCTTCCAGGCCAAGATGCTCACCGGCTTCGCCAAGCAGGACAAGCAGGCCATGGAGAACGCAGGACAG ATCTCGGGAGAGGCCCTGAACAACATCCGCACCATCGCCGGCCTTGGGAAGGAGCGGAACTTTGTGGAAAAATACGAGGCCCAGCTGGAAGCGCCGTACCGCGCCGCTCTCAACAAGGCCAATGTCTATGGCGCCTGCTACGGCTTCGCCCAGTGCATCGTCTTCCTGGCCAACTCCGCCTCCTACAGGTTCGGAGGCTACCTGGTCAGACAGGAGGGGCTCCACTTCAGCATGGTCTTCAG GGTCATCTCTGCCATAGTGACCAGTGGCACTGCCCTGGGCAGAGCCTCGTCCTACACCCCGGACTACGCCAAGGCCAAGATCTCCGCAGCCCGCTTCTTCCAGCTGCTGGACCGCGTGCCCAAGATCAACGTCTACAGCCCTCAGGGCCAGACATGG AGTGACTTCCGAGGTAACCTGGAGTTCATTGACTGCAAGTTCACGTACCCGACGCGTCCTGACATCCAGGTGCTGAATGGCCTGACCGTGAGCGTGAAGCCTGGACAGACACTGGCCTTCGTGGGCAGCAGCGGCTGTGGCAAGAGCACCAGCATTCAGCTGCTGGAGCGCTTCTACGACCCAGACCATGGCAGAGTG CTGATTGATGGCCATGACTCGACTAAAGTGAACGTGGCCTTCCTGCGCTCCAAGATCGGCATCGTGTCCCAGGAGCCCATCCTGTTCGACTGCAGCATCGCCGAGAACATCCGCTACGGCGATAACCAGCGCGACATCAGCATGAACGACATCATCTCCGCCGCCAAGAAGGCACAGCTGCACGACTTCGTCATGGCCCTGCCAGAG AAGTACGACACTAACGTGGGCTCGCAGGGCTCCCAGCTGTCTCGGGGGCAGAAGCAGCGAATCGCCATCGCCAGAGCCATCATCCGCGACCCCAAGATCCTGCTGCTGGACGAGGCCACCTCCGCACTGGacacagagagcgagaag ACAGTACAGGAGGCCCTGGATAAGGCTCGAGAGGGCCGGACATGCATTGTCATCGCCCACCGCCTGTCCACCATCCAGAACTCGAACACCATCGCCGTGATGTCCCGTGGCTACCTCATGGAGAAGGGCAACCACGAGCAGCTGATGGCCAAGAAGGGAGCCTACTACAAACTGGTCACCACGGGGGCGCCCATCAGCTAA